The DNA region TCCGACACTATTTTAAGACCAACTCTTCTAAACTTTGCTTGAATTTGTGAGAAATGTTAGTAAACTATAGTTTGCATCTATCAAACATAAGTACGTGACAATGTAATCTCTTTAGGATTATATTAGAAGCACAATGATATTTGGTCGTTTATTTCGGTCATCAAAATTTGTCTAattattcaaataaataaatttttatccaaCTTTACATGACGATATTTGATTAAATCAATCCTAATATATAAGTTGATCTTTAGATCATATTGATATTAGTAGTAATggtcaaaaaataattaaaattaaaaaaaaaacagcatttcaaagttgaaaaatggaaaaattaagttgaattcacaaaaattataaaaataatataaaataatggAGTATCAGTACTTTCAAAGTGTAAAGAAAGTGTCAAATGTGtggagaaaaaaatatgaagttgcaattttattaatatttagTTGCAATTTTATTTGACATCgacatcaaaaataaaaataagaaactccagaaaaggacataaatggTCCCAAACTATGAGAGTAGgtttaaaatagtcccttaactatgcacttaacaattttggtcctttaagtttgccacaaGTTAACAAAAACTGTCCCTTAATTATGAGGGTTGATTAAAAATAATCCCTTAAGTATACGCTTCACAGTTTTGGCCCTTTCAGTTAgtcaaaagttaacacttttagtcttcgataaaatattcatcgaactctgtttgttagatttgacgagaactataaaaaaaaaaaaaaaaaaatttagcaagaactcacatttagaggtacaCATCACTAATGAAAAGACCAAATACCTCGGGACAAAACCAACAGATGTTAGTCCGTTATAGGGAAAAACCAAGGAAAAAACCAACAGACTTGATAGCGTCAGAAAATAGTGTCTTGGAACACAAAGACCGACGGACTCTGTTGATTAAAACTGAGGGAGTCCAtcagctaagtaaaatacaccagacttaagaaataaattagaaataatAGAAACTACAAAAGTCGTCACTACTAAAAACAAGTGAAAAAACGATGGACGGAAATCGATGGATAAAATCGAGGgacactattttttaattttcttttaattttaattgttttCTTACGAAAACCAACGAACGCCCGTCGGTTATTTTCGAGGAAAAATGCgtggattttttttcttaaaaaaaaatcattacaatggaagtatttatttttataccgAATTTTTAGTAAAAATGAGTCTAGCGTACTTTACTTAGCTGGTGGACTCCCTCGATTTTAATCGATAGAGTCCGTCGATCTTTGGGTTTCGAGACACTATTTTCTGACATTATCAAGTCTGTAAGttttttctcgattttttcCTATAACAGATTGATGTCCGTCGGTTTTGTCCCGAGATATTTGGTTGTTTCTTTAATAATGTGTCTAAATGTGATTTCTcgctatttttttcctttttttttccatagttCTCGTCAAATCTAACGAATAGAGTTCGATAAATATTTTGTTGGAGACTAAAAATATTAACTTTTGGtgaacttaaaggaccaaagcTGTTAAGTTCATACTTAAGGAACTATTTTTAACCAACCCTCGTAGTTAAGGAAccaattttattaatttgtggCAAACTTAAAAGACCAAAACCGCTAAGTGCAAAGTGACcattttgaacctactctcaGGCAccatttatgtccttttctcTAAGAAACTCCCTGACATAAGTGAAATTCCAAGGTAAGGATTGCAGTAAATCCTGTACTACTTCGGAACCGCTGAGAGTTAGCAAATTCCTATCAAGAATAGCCATGTCTCCTTCTTTATTTCTAGTTCCCAATTCCAATACCCTCTGTTATCAccattccatttttattatcAACCACAAAACTattcttttttccaaatcatTCAATTCTAAAGTTACCACCTTTTGCTCCAAACCCAATGATAACATTCATCCCAGCAAAAACCTGGAAGAATGCAATCTTGaatttgaaaatcaagattATGAGTCACTATCAAACCCCATTTCACATTCAACTTCAGGAATTAAAGGCCCTACTGCTCCATGGATGAAGGGTCCTCTTCTTCTTGAACCCAATCAAGTTTTGGACTTATCCAAATCAAGAAGGAAGAAAGATACCAACTTTGCTGTAACACAAAATCCTATTGATGCACTTTCTGGTAAAGTTAGTGGAGGAAGAGGTAAAAAAGCAATGAAGAAGATTTACCAAGGAATTGATAAACTCCAAGAAACACAAAATTTGGAATTTACACATGAGGAAACTGATGCTAAGTTTGAGTTCCAGTTCCCACCAGGATCTTTAGCTCAATGGGAAGATGTGAGCtttgaatttgatgaacaaaCCCCATATGGGAAGCACGACAATGTGGAAAGCATTGAGAGAGttgaatttgatattttatcAAGAGAGTGTGAAGGAAAAGGGATTAGAAAAAATGGGGGGAAAATGCCATGGGAGAGTGAGGAGAGAATTTTGTATAGGAGAATGAAGAAGGACAAAGTTATCACGGCGGCTGAGTCGAATATTGATGCAATGTTGCTTGAGAGATTGAGGGGTGAGGCTGCAAGGATTCAGAAATGGGTGAAAGTTAAGAAAACAGGAGTTACCCGAGCTGTCGTTGACCAAATCCACTTGGTTTGGAAGTATAACAAGCTTGCAATGCTCAAATTTGACCTGCCTTTATGCCGTAATATGGACAGGGCTCGAGAAATTATTGAGGTTTGTCCCTGAACACTGTCTTATCTGCGATTATGTTTCTGAGAATAAGCTTTCTATATTTTATGCTTCGTAGAGTGAATAGAACTTGCAAAGGTACTTTTTTTGGTGATGTTATTGTATTTGTGAATCCTGCTTTAACAAATTTGTATGTTTGAGATATATAATGGTATTTAATTGCGACGTGGTTTCATTATCAAGCAAATATATGTCGTCAAGAATTCTCATGCTAACCAATGCCTGTCTAATGATGCAGAGTTTCTAGAGAGACTATTTCCTCTTATACATCAAACCAAACTACCCTAATGTTTTAAAACACTTCTAATCCATCTTTAATTGAGTTgagtctttttttcttgatgaaGTGAGTTGAGTCTTTTATTACTAGTTAAAAAGAAAGTGATTTTGGGACTGCCAGAACTGATTTTCAATTGTCTTGGATGCTGGTAAAAGGTCTTGCTACATGCATGCAGTTTCTGTATTCAAACTTCTTATGATTTGTTCACTCATAGGGTCATAATTGTGAATCCTCGAACAAGTCTACGCCACCGATTTAGTTGGTAACTTCACTCTGGAACTGTTTTCTTTTTCAGGGAAACTGCTCTTACTCTTTATATTGAGCATGGCAGACTAATTGTCCAGTCGAAGGCCCCTCTTATGTTGCTTCAATGCTCTATTGTTCTAAAAAGCTAGTCTTCATTGTTCCTAAATATACTAACTTGGTTTCTAGAAGttattgttaataagtttaGAGGTTACTTCagcttccaaaaaaaataaaatatagaggTTACTTTGTTAATTTTCTGTCCTTTTTATAGAATTGTGTGTTATTCCATTTCTACTGCAGATGAAGACTGGAGGCTTTGTTGTTTGGAGGAAGAAAAATGCTCTGGTTGTTTATAGAGGACGTGATTATACTTTACGACAGAATGATGACCCAGAACTACATCATGATTTTCTACTTAGTCAACAAAACTCTTCATTtactgaaaataataaagagacAAGTATTTTCTCGCCATTGAACTCAAGTGGGAGCAGTGAAGACGAAATGATAGGTGGTGAAAACTCAGAAGAGGATAGCCTAGCAATAAATGAGTCACTTTATGAGAGGGAAGCTAATAGATTATTGGATGACTTAGGACCTCGTTATGTTGATTGGTGGTGGCCAAAGCCTTTGCCAGTGGATGCAGATTTGCTTCCTGAAGTAGTTCCTGGATTTAAGCCACCGTTTAGACTTTGCCCACCACGTTCAAGATCAAAGCTGACAGATGATGAACTTACACACTTGAGGAAACTTGCACGCTCTTTGCCAACTCATTTTGTCCTCGGTAAGTTTATGGTTCTTGATGATGCGTCTCTTGTGCAGCTGAATTGCTCAATGAATTCTATTTTGCTTATGTTTGCTGCTTGTGTATATCCTGGGTTGCTATACTGTCTCTCTACTGATTACCTGGACTCGAGTCATTTTTATCATTGACAATTTCCCTGTTATATAACTGTAGTTTGCTTGTCGTATGACATTTGCAATGTGTGATATTTATGCCATTATATGATCAtgtcaagaaagaaaaattgtcATTATATGATTATGTCAAACAAAGCAAGTCAGCTCCCTCCTTTCCACCCTCGTCTCTAGAGCACTATACATGTGCACTCTCAACTGTTGCTGGGTCTATGCTGCACATGAATAATAAATCAGCTAAATAGTACTTATTATTGGCATTTTATATCGTGGATGATCTTATGAAAGTATTGAGCACTCATTATGATGCAATAGGTTATGCACCTTTTGCAACTCTATGCCTATGTTTGTCCTGTTTGAGAtagtaattatttttcatgacacGATATGAAGGGAGAAACAGAAAACTGCAAGGCTTGTCTGCAGCAGTTGTAAAATTGTGGGAGAAATGTCATATAGCAAAGATAGCTTTGAAGTGGGGAATTCCAAATACTAGCAACGAGCTAATGGCAAATGAACTGAAGGTGAGTTTGGTCAGAACAATTTGTGCTTAACATCCttatattttctcaatcaatCGCAGTCAGCTTCTTGAGCAAGTAGGTGAGTCTGTTCTAGTAGTTCTCATATTAGCAAGCTTGTTTTATGGTTACATGACATCAGTTATATTTCTAGGCATCTTAGTAGAGTAGAAAAATGGGAGGAGGAGATCTGTTAACTGCCCTTTGTTTCATGTAACTATCTTGTCTTCACCTGGTGGTTAGTAATAGTAGAATAAAATAGTTACTCCTCTTCAGTTTGAAAGCCTATTTTGATTCTCTATGAAATTAGGAATGGAAGTAGGGCAGAGCGGGTTTTGGCGAGGCTTACAGGAGGAGTCCTTTTATgctcaatttatttatttattttggcaGTATCTTACAGGAGGAGTCCTTTTATTGCGGAATAAGTTCTTTATAATCCTATATAGAGGCAAGGATTTTCTTCCTCCTCAAGTTGCAAGCCTTGTAGCCGAGAGAGAGGTGGAGCTCACAAGATGTCAGCTTGAGGAAGAAGTTGCCCGATTCAAAGCAATTGAAACCCTTCCAATCACTGCT from Lycium ferocissimum isolate CSIRO_LF1 chromosome 2, AGI_CSIRO_Lferr_CH_V1, whole genome shotgun sequence includes:
- the LOC132046657 gene encoding chloroplastic group IIA intron splicing facilitator CRS1, chloroplastic, with protein sequence MSPSLFLVPNSNTLCYHHSIFIINHKTILFSKSFNSKVTTFCSKPNDNIHPSKNLEECNLEFENQDYESLSNPISHSTSGIKGPTAPWMKGPLLLEPNQVLDLSKSRRKKDTNFAVTQNPIDALSGKVSGGRGKKAMKKIYQGIDKLQETQNLEFTHEETDAKFEFQFPPGSLAQWEDVSFEFDEQTPYGKHDNVESIERVEFDILSRECEGKGIRKNGGKMPWESEERILYRRMKKDKVITAAESNIDAMLLERLRGEAARIQKWVKVKKTGVTRAVVDQIHLVWKYNKLAMLKFDLPLCRNMDRAREIIEMKTGGFVVWRKKNALVVYRGRDYTLRQNDDPELHHDFLLSQQNSSFTENNKETSIFSPLNSSGSSEDEMIGGENSEEDSLAINESLYEREANRLLDDLGPRYVDWWWPKPLPVDADLLPEVVPGFKPPFRLCPPRSRSKLTDDELTHLRKLARSLPTHFVLGRNRKLQGLSAAVVKLWEKCHIAKIALKWGIPNTSNELMANELKYLTGGVLLLRNKFFIILYRGKDFLPPQVASLVAEREVELTRCQLEEEVARFKAIETLPITAEISMSSSNVGTLSEFQTIAEPGKEKSETEVQSVAERERLEKELRNQQHRLYILKQKIQRSSIALGKLNAAWRPAKQDEDNEILTQEEKRSLRQIGLKMDRSLVLGRRGVFDGVLAGLHQHWKHREVVKVMTLQKIFSQVIHTAKLLEAESGGILVSVDKLKEGHTIIIYRGKNYRRPELVPQNLLNKSQALCRSLEMQRLGSLKFYANQTEQEIADLKRKL